The following are encoded together in the Echeneis naucrates chromosome 9, fEcheNa1.1, whole genome shotgun sequence genome:
- the LOC115048711 gene encoding single-stranded DNA-binding protein 2: MYAKGKSSNVPSDSQAREKLALYVYEYLLHVGAQKSAQTFLSEIRWEKNITLGEPPGFLHSWWCVFWDLYCAAPERRDTCEHSSEAKAFHDYSAAAAPSPVLGNLPPGEGMPVGPVPPGFFQPFMSPRYPGGPRPPLRLPNQGLGGVPGSQPMLPSGMDPTRQQGHPNMGGPMQRMTPPRGMVPLGPQNYGGGMRPPLNALVGPGMPGMNMGPGGGRPWPNPPNSNSTPYSSASPGSYVGPPGGGGPPGTPIMPSPADSTNSGDNMYTMINTVPPGGSRPNFPMGAGGDGPLGGMAGMEPHHMNGSLGSGDMDSLPKNSPGNLSMSNQPGTPREDGEMGGNFLNPFQNESYSPNMTMSV; the protein is encoded by the exons gTTAGCTCTTTATGTTTACGAGTACCTGCTACATGTAGGAGCACAGAAGTCAGCACAGACCTTTCTCTCAGAG ATCCGATGGGAGAAGAACATCACATTAGGAGAACCTCCAGGGTTCCTCCACTCATGGTGGTG TGTTTTCTGGGACCTGTACTGtgcagctccagagagaagagacaCGTGTGAACACTCCAGTGAGGCCAAGGCCTTTCATGACTAC AGCGCTGCAGCAGCCCCCAGCCCAGTCCTTGGAAACCTTCCCCCAGGAGAGGGCATGCCAGTGGGTCCAGTCCCTCCAGGATTCTTTCAG CCATTCATGTCACCTCGATACCCTGGAGGACCCAGACCACCCCTGAGATTACCAAATCAG gGACTTGGAGGAGTCCCAGGTAGCCAGCCCATGTTACCGAGTGGGATGGACCCGACAAGACAGCAAG GACATCCAAATATGGGAGGGCCAATGCAGCGGATGACTCCGCCCCGAGGAATGGTACCACTGGGGCCTCAG AACTACGGCGGTGGAATGAGACCACCACTGAACGCCCTAGTTGGTCCTGGGATGCCTGGCATGAACAT gggaCCAGGTGGGGGTAGACCCTGGCCAAATCCTCCTAACTCCAATTCA aCCCCTTACTCTTCTGCATCTCCAGGAAGTTATGTG GGACCTCCAGGCGGAGGAGGGCCACCTGGGACCCCAATAATGCCAAGTCCAGCTG ATTCAACCAACTCTGGTGACAACATGTACACAATGATAAACACAGTCCCTCCAGGTGGAAGCCGACCAAAT TTCCCTATGGGTGCAGGTGGCGACGGCCCATTAGGGGGAATGGCTGGAATGGAGCCCCATCACATGAATGGATCATTAG GGTCTGGAGATATGGACAGTCTCCCGAAG AACTCTCCTGGTAACCTCAGTATGAGCAACCAGCCGGGGACCCCCAgggaggatggagagatggGAGGAAACTTCCTTAACCCTTTCCAGAATGAAAGT TATTCTCCAAATATGACCATGAGTGTGTGA
- the LOC115049452 gene encoding uncharacterized protein LOC115049452: MAAQLVVALLALTSLGAASEPDCKDLVKPLVLDSHSPIYGKWVFHVGSWDKPGLKKDLLSVNSSWVELAASSDSGVISIYWADRLNDGCLQGEANATITGMTSHTTVYINGHTSYHDGKYYETCADCLLSEDTTLLPNSQSKGRYLFLFTRTGNLEPSELETFKKQAECLKFLPEYHFGSTELCPDERETSAAEKSELDQTDTEPAAK, encoded by the exons ATGGCTGCACAGCTGGTTGTAGCTCTGCTGGCTCTCACCTCCCTGGGTGCCGCATCTGAACCGGACTGTAAAGACCTGGTGAAGCCTCTGGTACTGGACAGCCACAGCCCT ATCTACGGGAAGTGGGTGTTTCATGTGGGGTCGTGGGACAAGCCTGGCCTGAAGAAGGACTTGTTGTCGGTGAACAGCTCGTGGGTGGAGCTGGCAGCGTCCTCAGACAGCGGAGTCATCAGCATCTACTGGGCAGACCGCCT AAATGATGGATGCCTTCAGGGTGAAGCTAATGCCACCATCACTGGGATGACCAGTCACACCACTG TGTACATCAATGGTCATACATCATATCATGACGGGAAGTACTATGAGACCTGCGCTGACTGTCTCCTGTCTGAAGATACCACCCTCCTCCCCAACAGCCAGTCAAAGGGGCggtatctttttcttttta CACGGACTGGAAATCTGGAGCCATCTGAATTAGAGACCTTCAAGAAGCAGGCAGAGTGTCTTAAGTTCTTACCAGAATATCACTTTGGAAGCACTG aGCTGTGCCCAGATGAGAGGGAGACCTCAGCTGCTGAGAAATCAGAACTGGATCAAACTGACACTGAGCCTGCTGCAAAGTAA